The following are encoded in a window of Ktedonobacterales bacterium genomic DNA:
- a CDS encoding pilus assembly protein TadG-related protein, translating into MKAFALIRRSRLPQRHQRGQTIIILAFVILFLISLLGVVIDTVRLYVLTIQALRAAEAGALAGALYMPTYYSAAAADGQSAQTRICDAVRQNGVTACPVPLGQVGATPATVASNQYELQVTVTLQADVFFLAFVSPGLSNATVSRSATAEYLPPIQLGSRTSTFGDTDPMDGSPQQFSAHINGPWEQKEHGDAYTPQFEDGWTDPVGHPTGGSRPIPRFLPNVVNTNLQTYGSAITNPDQHPAGFIGTGGTLGYNYAITVPVGTGDVRVELYTPAFRPYGGNPDNNNDSCKDPSLTPSPCTQDQASNFMQLTYSLYSAPLRFERSQDTMLATFSPHSFDMGSCSGIQVFDTVTQSCVALPSYVNGWYTLYTITQPGTYRLSVEAAGGGYGQHNYGVKLADLSDAPFPNGSGVGITAWNDMCVAFNLSAGVTSTFDLAEIPADYAGQTLNFSLFDPGDGGGAITMRILDPSGNPITWPGWARTVAGSNGTVLDATGSLYNGQWLHVPVQIPPGYNPTPGNDWWQVEYNASAAGGDVLTINISLDGSPIHLTE; encoded by the coding sequence ATGAAAGCTTTTGCGCTTATTCGTCGCTCCAGGCTGCCGCAGCGACACCAACGTGGGCAAACCATTATCATCCTGGCCTTTGTCATCCTCTTCCTGATCTCGCTCCTGGGGGTGGTCATTGACACCGTTCGGCTCTACGTCCTGACCATCCAGGCGCTGCGGGCTGCGGAGGCGGGGGCGCTGGCAGGCGCGCTCTATATGCCCACCTACTACAGCGCGGCTGCGGCTGATGGGCAGAGCGCCCAGACGCGCATCTGTGATGCTGTCAGACAAAATGGCGTTACAGCCTGCCCGGTGCCGCTGGGGCAGGTTGGGGCAACTCCTGCAACTGTAGCCAGCAATCAATATGAACTACAAGTGACCGTTACCCTCCAGGCTGATGTATTTTTCCTGGCCTTTGTCAGCCCCGGTCTCTCCAACGCCACCGTCAGCCGCAGCGCAACCGCCGAATATCTCCCACCCATCCAGCTTGGCTCGCGTACCTCGACCTTTGGCGATACTGACCCTATGGACGGTTCCCCGCAGCAGTTCTCAGCGCACATCAACGGCCCCTGGGAGCAGAAAGAACATGGGGACGCCTACACACCCCAGTTTGAGGATGGCTGGACCGATCCTGTCGGCCATCCTACCGGGGGGAGCAGGCCAATCCCCCGCTTTCTGCCCAATGTGGTCAATACCAACCTGCAAACGTATGGGTCGGCCATCACCAATCCCGATCAACACCCGGCTGGCTTTATCGGCACGGGCGGAACGCTGGGCTATAATTACGCGATTACTGTGCCCGTAGGCACGGGCGACGTAAGGGTCGAACTCTACACCCCGGCCTTTCGCCCCTATGGGGGAAACCCGGATAACAACAACGATTCGTGTAAAGATCCCAGTCTGACCCCATCACCCTGCACACAGGACCAGGCTTCCAATTTCATGCAACTGACCTATTCACTCTACTCAGCGCCGCTGCGCTTTGAGCGCAGCCAGGATACCATGCTCGCCACGTTCTCGCCGCACTCGTTCGATATGGGCAGTTGTTCGGGAATACAGGTTTTTGACACAGTGACGCAAAGCTGCGTGGCACTGCCCAGCTACGTCAATGGCTGGTATACCCTCTATACCATTACTCAACCGGGAACGTATCGGCTCTCGGTGGAAGCTGCGGGTGGGGGCTACGGCCAACACAATTATGGCGTGAAACTGGCCGACCTCAGTGACGCCCCCTTCCCCAACGGCAGCGGCGTGGGCATCACCGCCTGGAACGACATGTGTGTCGCCTTCAACCTGTCCGCTGGCGTCACATCCACCTTTGATCTGGCCGAGATTCCCGCTGACTATGCCGGGCAAACGCTCAACTTCAGCCTCTTTGATCCAGGTGACGGGGGCGGCGCTATTACCATGCGGATTTTGGACCCCAGCGGCAATCCGATTACGTGGCCCGGTTGGGCGCGAACCGTTGCTGGCTCCAATGGTACCGTACTAGACGCAACTGGTTCTCTGTATAACGGGCAATGGCTGCATGTTCCTGTTCAGATTCCCCCCGGCTACAATCCCACACCCGGCAACGACTGGTGGCAGGTGGAATACAACGCATCGGCGGCGGGCGGTGATGTGCTTACTATTAACATCTCGCTTGATGGCAGCCCCATCCATCTGACAGAGTAG
- a CDS encoding CHAP domain-containing protein, translating into MGRSGLLRHPAPIPSRQNRGQTWEEEDVTELAYGGEEAWQEEEEWADEDDPAAYQGEDELAEDASQYAERDDDGPSPDALADAEGDGYADDAPNLSEEQAWDDESDEDGGASEERGLVPFHSGQTSSFMRRGGMLIGFDEAHYGLEPGTPLPVFIAGERKTDKIGALGHTLIAPRAHRPRPFFFHAVALAVVMVSLIVTALTVGVLSSGPQFWNNFASLAGSAAPPPPPVKFHRYTVRFGDTAEGIAKTFGVKVGGILLLNGLVDGEQIYTGMSLKVPSDPTYGANFHALLHIPYAPAITPQPPYGSYIAVPGFNSFNVQDYAGDPFGGSFGQCTWWAAHKRPDEYFAGIGDAWSWADGARARGYTVTSTPVPNATVVFQPGVQGALGIGHVGHVEQLLPGGWILISEMNFYWNDGNWGRVDYRYITPGPGVVFIH; encoded by the coding sequence ATGGGAAGAAGCGGACTACTACGTCATCCGGCCCCAATTCCCAGCCGCCAGAACAGGGGGCAAACGTGGGAAGAGGAAGACGTGACAGAACTCGCCTATGGGGGTGAAGAGGCGTGGCAAGAAGAGGAGGAGTGGGCAGATGAGGACGACCCCGCCGCCTATCAGGGCGAGGATGAATTAGCCGAGGACGCTTCCCAGTACGCAGAGCGTGATGACGACGGCCCTTCCCCAGACGCGCTTGCCGACGCAGAGGGCGACGGCTATGCCGATGACGCACCCAACCTCTCCGAAGAGCAGGCATGGGATGACGAATCGGATGAAGACGGCGGCGCCTCTGAAGAGCGGGGATTAGTTCCTTTTCACAGCGGCCAGACCAGCTCCTTTATGCGGCGCGGGGGCATGCTGATCGGCTTCGACGAAGCGCATTACGGGTTGGAGCCAGGCACCCCTCTTCCCGTCTTTATTGCCGGAGAACGCAAAACCGACAAGATCGGCGCGCTCGGCCATACTCTTATCGCTCCGCGAGCGCACCGTCCCCGACCCTTTTTCTTTCATGCCGTAGCCCTGGCGGTTGTCATGGTCAGCCTGATCGTCACGGCGCTCACGGTGGGCGTACTGAGTTCCGGCCCGCAGTTCTGGAATAACTTCGCAAGCCTGGCTGGCTCTGCCGCCCCACCCCCTCCGCCAGTGAAGTTCCACCGATATACCGTTCGTTTTGGCGACACCGCAGAGGGCATCGCCAAAACGTTTGGCGTAAAGGTAGGCGGCATCCTGCTCTTGAACGGGCTGGTAGATGGGGAACAAATCTATACCGGGATGAGCTTAAAAGTACCCTCCGATCCCACCTACGGCGCGAACTTTCACGCCTTGCTCCATATCCCCTATGCCCCGGCGATCACTCCGCAGCCGCCCTATGGCAGCTACATCGCTGTTCCTGGGTTTAACAGCTTTAACGTACAAGATTACGCGGGCGATCCCTTCGGCGGCTCTTTTGGACAATGTACCTGGTGGGCAGCCCACAAACGGCCCGATGAATACTTTGCGGGCATCGGCGATGCCTGGTCCTGGGCGGACGGCGCCCGCGCACGCGGCTACACCGTGACCTCCACCCCTGTCCCCAATGCGACAGTCGTCTTCCAACCAGGGGTGCAAGGCGCGCTGGGCATAGGGCATGTCGGCCACGTGGAGCAGCTTCTCCCCGGTGGCTGGATACTCATCAGCGAGATGAATTTCTATTGGAACGACGGCAACTGGGGGCGCGTTGATTACCGCTACATTACCCCAGGCCCTGGAGTGGTGTTCATCCACTAA